Part of the Streptomyces sp. HSG2 genome, CCATCGAGGAGGAGGTGGAGAAGATGACCTGGGCCACCCGTTGGGGTGCCGACACCGTGATGGACCTCTCCACCGGACGCAACATCCACACCACGCGCGAGTGGGTGCTGCGCAATTCGCCGGTGCCCATCGGCACGGTGCCCCTCTACCAGGCGCTGGAGAAGGTCGACGGCAGGGCCGAGGAGCTGACCTGGGAGATCTACAAGGACACGGTCGTCGAGCAGGCAGAGCAAGGCGTCGACTACATGACCGTCCACGCGGGGGTGCGGCTGCCGTACGTACCGCTCACCGCCAACCGCAAGACGGGCATCGTCTCGCGCGGAGGGTCGATCATGGCGGCGTGGTGCCTGGCGCACCACAAGGAGTCCTTCCTCTACGAGAATTTCGAGGAGCTCTGCGAGATTCTCGCCGCCTACGATGTCACCTACTCGCTCGGTGACGGTCTTCGGCCCGGATCCATCGCGGATGCCAACGACCGGGCGCAGTTCGCCGAGTTGGAGACGCTGGGCGAACTCAACCGCATCGCCAAGCGCTTTCACGTGCAGACCATGATCGAGGGCCCCGGGCATGTGCCGATGCACAAGATCAAGGAGAATATCGATCTCCAGCAGGACGTCTGCGAGGAAGCCCCCTTCTACACGCTCGGTCCGCTGACGACCGATGTGGCGCCGGGGTACGACCACATCACTTCCGGAATCGGCGCGGCGATGATCGCGTGGTGGGGCACGGCGATGCTCTGCTACGTCACGCCCAAGGAGCACCTGGGCCTGCCCAACCGCGATGACGTCAAGACCGGCGTCATCACCTACAAGATCGCGGCTCACGCGGCCGACCTGGCGAAGGGCCACCCCGGCGCTCAGCGGTGGGATGACGCCCTGTCGGACGCGCGCTTCGAGTTCCGCTGGGAGGACCAGTTCAATCTGGCTCTCGATCCGGACACGGCGCGGGAGTTCCATGACGAGACGCTGCCCGCGGAGCCTGCCAAGACGGCCCACTTCTGCTCCATGTGCGGCCCGAAGTTCTGCTCGATGAAGATCAGTCACAGCATCACGGAGCAGTTCGGCGGTGCCTCGGCCGCGGGCGCCACGGCGGAGGAGGTGGCGGCCGGGATGCTGCAGAAGTCCAGGGAGTTCGCGGAAGCGGGAAACCGGGTGTATCTGCCGCTGGCCGACTGAGGAGGACGCGGGTCTCTCCCGCGCGTCGGGGACGCCCTTGCCCCGCCGCGCGGGCGAGGTCGATCACTCCGGGGGGTGGTCGGGACCGCCGAAGTCCGGACTGGAGTAGTCCGGACTGGAGTAGCGCGGGCGGTAGGCCGGGGAGGTGCCGTCGCCCGGCGTGCTGAAACCCGGGCGATGGTAGCCCAGGTGGGGGACGCGCCCCCGAGGGGGCGGGGATGTCGGGGCGCGTGCTTCCGAGGCCGGGGCTTCCCGGGCATCCCGGAGGAAGGGGATGATGCCGCGTTCCAACAGGGCCTCGCGCCAGGCGTCACGTGCCGAGGCCAGGCGGGTGTCGAGTTCGACGTAGCGGCGGGCCTCGGCGGACGGCCGGTTGCGCAGCGCCGTGAGCAGCAGCCCGGCGGAGGCCGCCAGGATGGCCACCGCGGTCGACGACGTGAACACCCAGCCTGCGGTGATCATGGCATTCGCGAACGTCCGGTCGGGGTCGAGCAGGCGCAGCAGGTAGCCGAGCGACAGGAAGATCACGGCGGCGGTTCCCGCCAGGACGGGTGCCAGCACGGCCAGCACGGCGGCGACCCCGGCACCGGCGCCCCCCGGCACGGAGGACGCCGATCCGTCGGATCCGGAGGGTTCGGCGACGCCGCTCGCGGAGGCCGCCGAGGGGCGACGGACTTCGTCGCGGACCTCGACATAGTGTCGGTACTCTCCGGCCGCCGCCGCGGATATCAGCGCCTCGGCGGCCAGGGCCATACCGCGAAGCCGCTCGGCGTCGAGTCCCCGTCCCTCGGCGACGGGTCCCGGGTGGAATGGCGCCGAGCGCAAGGCCTCGTCCAGGATGCGCTCGTATTCCTGCCGGTCCTCGCGCGGCAACTGCCGCGGAACGCTGTTCATGTGCATCCCCCGATGCCTCCGGCGGGCCTGGGGCTCGCGTGTCGACGAGCCGTCGGGCAGAAACGGAGGGGAGCCTGCTACGGACAGCCAGATAGTAGGGCCGTGAGGGTGTGCGGAGACAGGGGCTTTCCGAAAATCGACTCTCGGCACCCGCGGCTCGGGACTCCTCGCCCGTCGGATCGGGGCGCCGGCGCGTGGTCCGGAGCGCGGTCAGTCGGTCAGGGGAAGGCGCTCGACCAAGAGCCTGCCGTCCATGGTCACCCCGCCGTCCATGGCGATGGCGAGTCCGTCGGCGTAGACGTGCGGCCCCTTGACGACCGGCCGACGCTCCGCGTCGTCCCTCTCCGAGCCGGCCTCGCCCAGCAGGTACGGGATGGGGCTGTGGCCGTGAACGACGCGGGTACCGCCGTACGTATCGAGCAGTGAGCGCACCGCGTCGGCACCGCCCTCGTCCCGGAAGGAGAACCGTTTGGTGAATTTGCGGAACAGATCCCACGCCTCGTCGGCGTCGTTGTGGGTGAGGGCCTCTCGGACGGTGTCGTTGACCTCCTCGATGGAGCGCCCGTACTCGAGATACGCGGTCGTGTCGGAGTGGACCAGGAGGTGGCCGTCGACCTCTTCGAGGGCGTCCAGTCGGGACATCCACTGCAGATGGTGGTCCTGCAGGCGGTCCATGTCCGTCTTCTGGCCGCCGTTGAGCAGCCAGGCGGCCTGGAAGGTGGCGGTGCCGGCGCCGGAGTCGACCGGTGTGTCGCCGAACCTCCTGGCGCCGAGCAGCAGCAGTTCGTGGTTGCCCATCAGGGCCTTGCAGTACCCTCCGGCCGCCGCCGCCTCGGCGGAGAGCCTCATCACCAGCTCGATGACGCCGATCCCGTCCGGACCCCGGTCGGTGAAGTCGCCGAGGAACCACAGGCGGCTGGTCCCCGCGCACCACCGCCCCTCGTCGTCGAGGAGTTCCTTCTCGCGCAACGCGGCGACGAGCTCGTCGTAGTACCCGTGGACGTCGCCGACCACGTACAACGGGCCTGGGCCCGAGGAATCCTCCTCGGCCGAGGCGTCGGGATCCGTGTCCTGCGGGAGGGAGGCCTCGGCAGCCACGACGGGCAGGTCACGGAGGGTGGGCGTGTACCCGTCGGGCGTGTCCCCCTCGTGTGAGGTCGTGTCGCCTGCGGGCGGAGCGGCCTCGCCGAGCGGCCCGGCCTCGTGGACGTACGCGGGCACCCGGAAGTCGCGCACCGTCGCCGTACGCTCCACCTCGGGTCCCCGACCGGCCCCCTGAGTCATCGACCCCTCCACCATCGCGCCGCTGCCGCACTCTTCGGACTGCCCGGTCGTGGCCGTCCGCGGTGCCGTGGGCCCATCATAGGAACGCGGGTGGCGCTATGTGACGACCGCGGGGCGGTGAATCGGAACTGGACTCTCCCACCTCGCGGCTTTCGCCTGCTTTGGGCGCGCTCTTCGGCCTCGTCGGCCTCGTATCCCGCCATCCGGGGCGTGCTCCCTCCGTCGGCTGTGTCCAGCCATCCCGTCGGCGGCGCGCCCGCGATGCCGCACGCCGCCACCCTCGGCCTCCCCTCGCCCGCCTCCGCGTGCCCGGGCGGCGTCCACCGGCGCCGGTGAAGGCAGCGGGAGGCCCCCCTCCCGCTCGTGTGGAGCGGCTCCGGGCCTCCCGTCGCCGCGCGGTGGGTCCCTCGCCCCGTCAGCGGCTGTCCGGCGAGCGCGGCGGACGGACCGTGGTACGGGGCGGCCGACGTCGGGAGGAGGTCCGCACGATGAGCTCGGTCGGTATCACCTGCTCCACCGGGCGCTCGGAGGTGTGACCCTCGATGGCGTCGATCAGGAGCTGTACCACCGCCGTGCCGATTCTGCGCGGTTTGAGCGACAGCGTGGTGACGGGTGGCTCGGTGCCCGCGTAGTGCGCCGACTCGCTGCAGCACACCAGCAGCAGGTCCTCCGGCACACGCAGGCCGTAGCGTCGTGCCGCGGCCAGCAGGTCGGTGCCGTTCGGGTCGAAGAGGCCGTAGACCGCGTCGGGCCTGTCGGGACGGGCGAGGAGCCGGTCGGCGGCCATGGCCCCGGCGCCGGGGTCGTGCGCCTGGTAGGCCTCGTACACCGGGTCCTGGCCGACCCGCTCGCACCACCGCAGGTACGCCGTGGTCGACAGGTGTGTGTAGGTGTCCGTGGAGGTGCCGGTGAGCAGGCCGATGCGGCGGGCACCGGCGTCCGCGAGGTGGTCGAGGATGCCGAGGACCGCCGCCTCGTGGTCGTTGTCCACCCAGGCGGTGACCGGGAGGGTGCCGGCCGGACGGCCGTCGGACACCACGGGCAGCCCCTGCCGGATCAGTTCGCCGACCACCGGGTCCTGGTCCGAGGGGTCGATGACGACCGTGCCGTCCAACGCGACGTTGGACCAGACGTCGTGGCGGGAGGTGGCCGGGAGGATGACCAAGGCGTATCCGCGGGCCAGAGCGGCCGAGGTCGCGGCTCTGGCCATGTCCGCGAAGTAGGCGAACTCGGTGAAGGTGAAGGGCTCCTCGCCGTAGGTGGTGACGGTCAGTCCGATGAGCCCGGACTTCCCCGTGCGGAGAGTGCGCGCCGCTGCCGAGGGGCGATAGCCCAGTCGGTCGGCCACCTCGCGCACGTGACGACGCGTGGCATCGGGTAGTCGTCCCTTGCCGTTGAGGGCGTCGGAGACGGTCGTGATGGAGACGCCGGCGGCGGCGGCCACGTCCCTGATGCCCGCCCGGCTCGGCCGACTGCTCCGACGTGAGGTTTCCGCGCGGCTCACCTGATGCTTCCCTGCTGGTGTCATGGCGAGCCGATAGTAGGGCTCATACGAGGGGGTGGAGCGAGCGCATATGCGCTCGATGGCAGGTACGTTTCTGCATGGTCAATAGTAGACAACTCCCTTGCGATGTAGCGTCATTGCTCGTCCAATCCCTCATCTCGGCCGCGCGGGTGAGCGACGGTCGCGACGGTCGCGGGCCTCGCCGCAGGTGCTCAACTCACCTTCACGGGTGATGCGCGCCAGGGCGCGAGCCACGGCGCG contains:
- the thiC gene encoding phosphomethylpyrimidine synthase ThiC, giving the protein MTTEDAHTLASTDQQQTPESPSSSDGDAGKPIGWHKAYVEGSRPDLRVPVRQVHLTNGRSVSLYDTSGPYTDPLADTDVRRGLPPLRENWIIARGDTTEYAGRPVRPEDDGIRHTSPRGGLRNLDAVFPGRPRLPRRGRDGRPVSQLAYARRGEITPEMEYVALREDVSPEVVRTEIAAGRAVLPANVNHPEIEPMIIGKRFLVKVNANIGNSAVTSSIEEEVEKMTWATRWGADTVMDLSTGRNIHTTREWVLRNSPVPIGTVPLYQALEKVDGRAEELTWEIYKDTVVEQAEQGVDYMTVHAGVRLPYVPLTANRKTGIVSRGGSIMAAWCLAHHKESFLYENFEELCEILAAYDVTYSLGDGLRPGSIADANDRAQFAELETLGELNRIAKRFHVQTMIEGPGHVPMHKIKENIDLQQDVCEEAPFYTLGPLTTDVAPGYDHITSGIGAAMIAWWGTAMLCYVTPKEHLGLPNRDDVKTGVITYKIAAHAADLAKGHPGAQRWDDALSDARFEFRWEDQFNLALDPDTAREFHDETLPAEPAKTAHFCSMCGPKFCSMKISHSITEQFGGASAAGATAEEVAAGMLQKSREFAEAGNRVYLPLAD
- a CDS encoding metallophosphoesterase, yielding MTQGAGRGPEVERTATVRDFRVPAYVHEAGPLGEAAPPAGDTTSHEGDTPDGYTPTLRDLPVVAAEASLPQDTDPDASAEEDSSGPGPLYVVGDVHGYYDELVAALREKELLDDEGRWCAGTSRLWFLGDFTDRGPDGIGVIELVMRLSAEAAAAGGYCKALMGNHELLLLGARRFGDTPVDSGAGTATFQAAWLLNGGQKTDMDRLQDHHLQWMSRLDALEEVDGHLLVHSDTTAYLEYGRSIEEVNDTVREALTHNDADEAWDLFRKFTKRFSFRDEGGADAVRSLLDTYGGTRVVHGHSPIPYLLGEAGSERDDAERRPVVKGPHVYADGLAIAMDGGVTMDGRLLVERLPLTD
- a CDS encoding LacI family DNA-binding transcriptional regulator, with translation MTPAGKHQVSRAETSRRSSRPSRAGIRDVAAAAGVSITTVSDALNGKGRLPDATRRHVREVADRLGYRPSAAARTLRTGKSGLIGLTVTTYGEEPFTFTEFAYFADMARAATSAALARGYALVILPATSRHDVWSNVALDGTVVIDPSDQDPVVGELIRQGLPVVSDGRPAGTLPVTAWVDNDHEAAVLGILDHLADAGARRIGLLTGTSTDTYTHLSTTAYLRWCERVGQDPVYEAYQAHDPGAGAMAADRLLARPDRPDAVYGLFDPNGTDLLAAARRYGLRVPEDLLLVCCSESAHYAGTEPPVTTLSLKPRRIGTAVVQLLIDAIEGHTSERPVEQVIPTELIVRTSSRRRPPRTTVRPPRSPDSR